The following proteins are co-located in the Deltaproteobacteria bacterium genome:
- a CDS encoding alpha/beta fold hydrolase: MSVVRRLAFRGMEMELEDAGAGERAFVLVHGFTGSRDDFREHVPELSGIGRTIALDQRGHGGSSNSGRAEDYTLDGLVADLAAGFDALGLETADLLGHSLGGMVALRFALAHPERVSSLVLMDTSPGPLRMPLSEQARAGIAALARQSGMVALFEAMRAIASRAPQPAPSAMRAQERMGSDVFWDRIRRKLEAMDPVAWDALSRELGAHRSVADRLGEIGCPTLVMVGAEDLPFLAPSEEMARRISGAARVTIPDAAHSPQLENPAAWSASIRAHLERSR, encoded by the coding sequence ATGTCGGTCGTCCGCAGGCTCGCGTTTCGAGGCATGGAGATGGAGCTCGAGGACGCCGGCGCGGGTGAGCGCGCGTTCGTGCTGGTCCACGGCTTCACGGGCTCGCGCGACGATTTTCGCGAGCACGTTCCGGAGCTTTCGGGAATCGGCCGCACGATCGCGCTCGACCAGCGCGGTCATGGTGGCAGCAGCAACTCCGGCCGGGCCGAGGACTACACCCTGGACGGGCTGGTCGCCGACCTCGCGGCTGGCTTCGACGCGCTCGGGCTCGAGACCGCCGATCTGCTCGGCCACTCGCTGGGCGGAATGGTCGCGCTTCGCTTCGCGCTCGCGCACCCCGAGCGCGTCTCGTCGCTGGTGCTGATGGACACCTCGCCCGGCCCGCTGCGGATGCCGCTCTCCGAGCAGGCGCGCGCCGGAATCGCGGCGCTCGCGCGCCAGAGTGGAATGGTTGCGCTCTTCGAGGCGATGCGCGCGATCGCCTCGCGAGCCCCGCAGCCCGCGCCGTCCGCGATGCGGGCGCAGGAGCGAATGGGCAGCGACGTGTTCTGGGACCGCATCCGGCGCAAGCTCGAGGCGATGGATCCCGTCGCCTGGGACGCGCTCTCCCGCGAGCTCGGCGCCCACCGCTCCGTCGCGGATCGCCTGGGCGAGATCGGCTGTCCGACGCTGGTGATGGTGGGGGCCGAGGATCTCCCGTTCCTCGCACCCTCCGAGGAGATGGCGCGGCGCATTTCCGGCGCGGCGCGAGTCACGATTCCCGATGCCGCGCACAGTCCGCAGCTCGAGAACCCGGCGGCCTGGTCGGCCTCGATCCGCGCGCATCTCGAGCGATCGCGCTGA
- a CDS encoding cytochrome-c peroxidase, whose amino-acid sequence MKIALVTLGFLLGSLCDARADEVVISVPKGVTPPQVPADNPLTAAGVELGKKLYFDSRLSKDDTISCATCHDPRTGFAEHKPVSDGVAGGRGNRNAPTVMNAAFLPEQFWDGRAPSLEAQAVGPIINPVEMAMPDHPAVERKLAALAEYPPLFQKAFGDPKVTIDRIGKALASFERTLISLDAPIDRFLGGDATAISDSAKRGWVLYNGKALCVACHAHVPASPLFSDGKYHNLGVAAKPTEFLALAKQLAQRPADFEKLANAPGVEELGRFAVSRNPQDLGAFKTPHLRNIALTAPYMHDGSEETLAEVIEYYDRGGNKNPWLDPNMRPLGLTAQEKADLVALLETFTSTDLARFDELGKLMPE is encoded by the coding sequence ATGAAGATCGCACTCGTCACGCTCGGATTTCTCCTCGGATCTCTCTGCGACGCCCGCGCAGACGAGGTCGTGATTTCCGTTCCGAAGGGAGTCACGCCTCCCCAGGTTCCCGCCGACAACCCACTCACCGCAGCCGGGGTCGAGCTCGGCAAGAAGCTCTACTTCGATTCGCGACTCTCGAAGGACGACACGATCTCCTGCGCGACCTGCCACGATCCGCGCACCGGGTTCGCGGAGCACAAGCCGGTGTCGGACGGCGTGGCTGGGGGCCGGGGCAATCGCAACGCGCCGACGGTGATGAACGCAGCCTTCCTCCCGGAGCAGTTCTGGGACGGGCGGGCTCCCTCGCTCGAGGCGCAGGCAGTGGGGCCGATCATCAATCCGGTCGAGATGGCGATGCCGGACCATCCGGCGGTGGAACGGAAACTCGCGGCCCTGGCCGAGTATCCGCCGCTGTTCCAGAAGGCCTTCGGCGATCCGAAGGTGACGATCGATCGGATCGGAAAGGCGCTGGCGAGCTTCGAGCGGACGCTGATCTCGCTCGACGCGCCGATCGACCGCTTCCTGGGCGGCGACGCGACGGCGATCTCGGACTCCGCCAAGCGCGGCTGGGTGCTCTACAACGGCAAGGCTCTGTGCGTCGCGTGCCACGCGCACGTGCCGGCGTCTCCGCTCTTCAGCGACGGCAAGTACCACAACCTCGGCGTGGCCGCGAAGCCGACCGAGTTCCTGGCGCTCGCGAAACAGCTCGCGCAGCGCCCCGCGGACTTCGAGAAGCTCGCCAACGCCCCTGGAGTCGAGGAGCTGGGGCGCTTCGCGGTGAGCCGCAATCCGCAGGATCTCGGCGCGTTCAAGACCCCCCATCTGCGCAACATCGCGCTCACCGCGCCCTACATGCACGACGGCAGCGAGGAGACGCTGGCCGAGGTGATCGAGTACTACGACCGGGGCGGAAACAAGAACCCCTGGCTCGATCCGAACATGCGCCCGCTGGGTCTCACCGCACAGGAGAAGGCCGATCTGGTCGCCCTGCTCGAGACGTTCACGAGCACCGACCTCGCGCGCTTCGACGAGCTCGGCAAGCTGATGCCGGAGTAG
- a CDS encoding glycosyltransferase family 4 protein, giving the protein MTGSTHRKLRVLVVMSQLRPASRVGGMGRVALGWARALVRRGHELHFTGPPSGLALEPQPDLTLHAWPSGGALVQLSSLIRVQRRIRADLIHFHSALPHGELIVPVRLLGGFVGDPALVVTPLTSARSDYPKLRARSGLRAADAIVTVSRWSADAAIRVGTPAEICTVVHAGIEVVPELGAKRLPVVVALGRLKHVKGFDVLIEAFDRAAAGRPDWRLKIGGDGEDRERLEAQARAARHGDRVELLGGVYGEAKQRLLGEASIGVVPSRAENFPGTLLEFQAHGLACIGTELGGIPELARGGAGALVPAGDAGALARRLAELMDDAELRGEMGRAARALAATLDWDRLGAQLERAYVGALERRHGAGRN; this is encoded by the coding sequence TTGACTGGATCGACTCACAGAAAGCTGCGGGTTCTGGTCGTCATGTCGCAGCTCCGACCGGCGTCCCGCGTCGGCGGAATGGGACGCGTGGCCCTGGGCTGGGCGCGCGCGCTGGTCCGGCGCGGACACGAGCTGCACTTCACCGGGCCCCCCTCCGGGCTCGCGCTCGAGCCGCAGCCGGACCTGACTCTGCACGCCTGGCCTTCGGGCGGCGCGCTCGTGCAGCTCTCGTCGCTGATCCGTGTACAGCGCCGGATCCGCGCCGACCTGATCCACTTCCACTCCGCGCTGCCGCACGGCGAGCTGATCGTCCCGGTTCGTCTGCTCGGCGGCTTCGTGGGCGATCCCGCGCTCGTGGTGACTCCGCTTACCTCGGCGCGATCGGATTACCCCAAGCTCCGCGCGCGGAGCGGACTGCGGGCCGCGGACGCAATCGTCACCGTCTCGCGCTGGAGCGCCGACGCGGCGATTCGCGTGGGAACGCCGGCGGAGATCTGCACCGTCGTGCACGCGGGAATCGAGGTCGTGCCCGAGCTCGGCGCCAAGCGGCTGCCCGTGGTGGTCGCGCTGGGCCGGCTGAAGCACGTGAAGGGCTTCGACGTGCTGATCGAAGCCTTCGACCGCGCGGCCGCGGGGCGCCCGGACTGGCGGCTGAAGATCGGCGGCGACGGCGAGGACCGGGAACGGCTCGAGGCGCAGGCGCGCGCCGCGCGGCACGGCGACCGGGTCGAGCTTCTGGGCGGCGTCTACGGCGAAGCCAAGCAGCGCCTGCTCGGCGAGGCGTCGATCGGCGTCGTGCCGTCGCGCGCGGAGAATTTTCCCGGCACGCTGCTCGAGTTCCAGGCGCATGGCCTGGCCTGCATCGGCACGGAGCTCGGCGGGATTCCGGAGCTCGCGCGCGGCGGTGCCGGAGCGCTGGTTCCCGCGGGCGATGCCGGGGCGCTGGCTCGCAGGCTCGCCGAGCTGATGGACGACGCGGAGCTGCGCGGCGAGATGGGACGCGCCGCGCGCGCGCTCGCGGCCACGCTCGACTGGGACCGCCTCGGCGCGCAGCTCGAGCGCGCCTACGTCGGAGCCCTCGAGCGAAGACACGGAGCGGGGCGAAATTGA
- a CDS encoding efflux RND transporter periplasmic adaptor subunit: MKTKPTLRRIGVIAAGVIGVVLAIVLAFRGLTAGLEPEDDLPLAALGPESVSRGDLLETVAASGTIEPRVRVPVIAEVSGIIASVHVEEGERVVRGQPLFELDRERLEARVAERQAELLLRQANARFDLLGRARVDRDRAAQDFARAIALREKGVASQLEYERAERDARVAEIAVRDADAERAAREAAVLQAREALRQAERDLRNAVVRAPIDGRVIERAGEIGRAVADVTANGGTTIAVIADDTRIRLVAEIDENDVAQLRPGQRALVTLDALPEERLEGTVRKVSSAGAIEANVASFTIDVDLPDDERLRVGMSADARVVIRAHSAVLSVPNAALVRRERETLVRVPDVGGGGAYRLAPVHTGYSDGFRTVVSDGLDEGDVVLVAQSEAVR, from the coding sequence ATGAAGACGAAGCCGACACTGCGGCGGATCGGCGTGATCGCGGCGGGGGTGATCGGCGTCGTGCTCGCGATCGTGCTCGCGTTCCGCGGCCTCACCGCGGGTCTCGAGCCCGAAGACGACCTCCCGCTCGCGGCGCTCGGCCCCGAGAGCGTCTCCCGCGGAGACCTGCTCGAGACGGTGGCGGCGTCGGGCACGATCGAGCCGCGGGTCCGCGTGCCCGTGATCGCAGAGGTCTCCGGGATCATCGCGAGCGTCCACGTCGAGGAGGGCGAGCGCGTCGTGCGCGGGCAGCCGCTCTTCGAGCTCGACCGCGAGCGGCTCGAAGCCCGCGTCGCCGAGCGGCAGGCGGAGCTGCTGCTGCGCCAGGCCAACGCGCGCTTCGACCTGCTCGGCCGCGCCCGGGTCGACCGCGACCGGGCCGCACAGGACTTCGCTCGCGCAATAGCGCTGCGAGAGAAGGGCGTCGCCTCGCAGCTCGAGTACGAGCGCGCGGAACGCGACGCGCGCGTGGCCGAGATCGCCGTGCGCGACGCCGACGCGGAGCGCGCCGCACGCGAGGCGGCGGTGCTGCAGGCGCGCGAGGCGCTGCGCCAGGCGGAGCGGGACCTGCGAAACGCGGTCGTGCGCGCGCCGATCGACGGCCGGGTGATCGAGCGCGCCGGCGAGATCGGTCGCGCGGTCGCGGACGTGACGGCCAACGGCGGGACCACGATCGCCGTGATCGCCGACGACACGCGCATCCGCCTGGTCGCCGAGATCGACGAGAACGACGTCGCGCAGCTGCGCCCGGGCCAGCGCGCGCTGGTCACTCTGGACGCGCTCCCCGAGGAGAGGCTGGAAGGCACGGTGCGAAAGGTCTCCTCCGCGGGCGCGATCGAGGCGAACGTCGCGAGCTTCACGATCGACGTGGACCTCCCCGACGACGAGCGGCTGCGCGTGGGAATGTCGGCCGACGCGCGCGTCGTGATCCGCGCGCACTCGGCGGTTCTCTCGGTCCCGAACGCGGCGTTGGTCCGGCGCGAGCGCGAGACGCTGGTTCGCGTTCCCGACGTCGGCGGAGGCGGCGCCTACCGGCTGGCACCGGTGCACACGGGCTACAGCGACGGCTTCCGGACCGTCGTCTCCGACGGGCTCGACGAAGGCGACGTGGTCCTGGTCGCGCAG
- a CDS encoding ammonium transporter, producing MGNLSTLDSGSTAWILTSTALVLFMTLPGLALFYGGLVRTQNVLSVLMQCFAITALVTLIWLAFGYSVALGPPGYEAGAIGLRSFVGGLSKAFLSGIGAGTLWGAIPEPLFFAYQLNFAIITPALIVGAFAERMSFSALLLFSGLWLVLVYLPICHMVWGGQGAFFADLGVFDFAGGIVVHITAGIAALVACLVIGPRHGFPRTAMPPHNLTMTVTGTGMLWVGWFGFNAGSALAANGTAATALVATHVSASAAALTWMAIEWVRFGRPSVLGLATGAVAGLAAVTPASGFVGPAGALVIGTVAAAICWYASTAVKRRFGYDDSLDVFGVHGVGGFLGTVLVAVFASDVFGGNQAGLAIGRQLAVQLGAAVFTVVYSAGVTWGILRAVAALTELRVDDAQERRGLDISIHGEEGYHL from the coding sequence ATGGGAAACCTGTCCACGCTCGACAGCGGGAGCACCGCCTGGATCCTGACTTCGACGGCGCTCGTGCTCTTCATGACGCTTCCGGGCCTCGCGCTCTTCTATGGCGGGCTGGTCCGCACTCAGAACGTCCTCTCGGTGCTGATGCAGTGCTTCGCGATCACGGCGCTGGTGACTCTGATCTGGCTCGCGTTCGGCTACAGCGTCGCGTTGGGGCCGCCCGGATACGAGGCCGGCGCGATCGGACTTCGCTCCTTCGTCGGCGGACTCTCGAAGGCGTTTCTGTCCGGGATCGGCGCCGGCACCCTCTGGGGCGCGATCCCCGAGCCGCTCTTCTTCGCCTATCAGCTCAACTTCGCGATCATCACGCCGGCGCTGATCGTCGGCGCGTTCGCGGAGCGGATGAGCTTCTCGGCGCTGCTGCTCTTCAGCGGTCTCTGGCTGGTCCTCGTGTATCTCCCGATCTGCCACATGGTCTGGGGCGGTCAGGGCGCGTTCTTCGCCGACCTGGGCGTGTTCGACTTCGCGGGAGGGATCGTCGTGCACATCACCGCAGGGATCGCGGCGCTGGTCGCGTGCCTCGTGATCGGCCCGCGACACGGCTTCCCGCGCACAGCCATGCCTCCGCACAACCTGACCATGACCGTGACCGGGACGGGAATGCTCTGGGTGGGCTGGTTCGGCTTCAATGCCGGCAGCGCGCTGGCGGCGAACGGCACGGCCGCGACCGCGCTGGTTGCGACGCACGTGTCCGCGTCGGCGGCCGCGCTCACCTGGATGGCGATCGAGTGGGTCCGCTTCGGACGCCCCTCGGTACTCGGTCTGGCGACCGGCGCGGTCGCCGGACTCGCTGCGGTGACTCCCGCCTCGGGCTTCGTGGGGCCGGCCGGCGCGCTCGTGATCGGCACCGTGGCTGCGGCCATCTGCTGGTACGCCTCGACCGCGGTGAAGCGGCGCTTCGGCTACGACGACTCACTGGACGTCTTCGGCGTCCACGGCGTCGGGGGATTCCTCGGCACCGTCCTGGTGGCGGTCTTCGCCTCGGACGTCTTCGGCGGGAATCAGGCCGGGCTCGCGATCGGACGTCAGCTCGCCGTCCAGCTCGGCGCCGCGGTCTTCACGGTCGTGTACTCCGCCGGAGTCACCTGGGGGATCCTGCGCGCGGTTGCGGCGCTGACCGAGCTACGCGTCGACGATGCCCAGGAACGGCGCGGACTCGACATCTCGATCCACGGCGAAGAGGGCTACCACCTCTAG
- a CDS encoding TIGR03619 family F420-dependent LLM class oxidoreductase: MRFSYAESMCDPSQYLPLAIAAEEAGWNSFVVPDSLCYPEVSDSSYPYTPDGRREFLEDKPFLDPFSLIPAMGAVTRTLRFTTFVVKLPIRHPVLVAKSACSVAVLTQNRFGFGMGLSPWPEDFEITGTDWATRGARMDEMIEIIRGLSRGDYFSYHGAHYTIPSVKQTPAPTRPIPFLIGGHAEPALRRAARLGDGWMHAGGDAGTLARLLGRLRSLRREYGREREPFEVHAISLDAYTPDGIRRLEDLGVTDVIVGFRNVYEKDVQTLQQKIDALRGYAERVISCRG; the protein is encoded by the coding sequence GTGCGTTTCTCGTACGCCGAGTCCATGTGCGATCCGAGTCAGTATCTTCCGCTCGCGATCGCGGCGGAGGAGGCTGGCTGGAACTCCTTCGTGGTTCCCGACAGCCTCTGCTACCCGGAAGTGTCGGACTCGAGCTATCCATACACGCCGGACGGCCGGCGCGAGTTTCTCGAAGACAAGCCGTTCCTCGACCCTTTCTCGCTGATCCCGGCGATGGGCGCGGTGACTCGCACCCTTCGCTTCACCACGTTCGTCGTGAAGCTGCCGATCCGGCACCCGGTGCTGGTCGCGAAGTCCGCCTGCTCGGTCGCGGTGCTGACGCAGAACCGCTTCGGCTTCGGCATGGGGCTCAGCCCCTGGCCGGAGGACTTCGAGATCACCGGCACCGACTGGGCGACGCGCGGCGCGCGAATGGACGAGATGATCGAGATCATCCGCGGGCTCTCGCGCGGCGACTACTTCTCGTACCACGGCGCGCACTACACGATTCCGAGCGTGAAGCAGACGCCGGCCCCGACGCGGCCGATCCCGTTCCTGATCGGAGGCCATGCCGAGCCCGCGCTGCGCCGCGCGGCCCGGCTCGGCGACGGCTGGATGCACGCCGGCGGCGACGCCGGGACCCTCGCGCGCCTGCTCGGCCGGCTCCGCTCGCTCCGCCGCGAGTACGGCCGCGAGCGCGAGCCCTTCGAGGTGCACGCGATCTCGCTCGACGCGTACACGCCGGACGGCATCCGCCGGCTCGAGGATCTCGGCGTGACCGACGTGATCGTCGGGTTCCGCAACGTCTACGAGAAGGACGTGCAGACGCTGCAGCAGAAGATCGACGCGCTGCGCGGCTACGCGGAGCGTGTGATCTCGTGTCGAGGGTGA
- a CDS encoding amine dehydrogenase: MTTRAIAAALAALLSAAGMARADFVPEVVGQVATLPEPRPHWVFVSDLLLRRAALFDADSGEFLGMLSSNVGPIAPLVDPAGGAIYLPETYYSRGSRGTRTDLLTVYDPKTLAPTGEVVIPPKRADVVHGAGMAALLGDGRFAAVFNLTPATSVSVIDTRERRFAGEIEAAGCGLVYAAGDRRVAMLCADGTLLLITLDERGAEAGRVRSEVFFDPEKDPLIEKPARRGSSLFFVSFEGFVHEVDLAGESPRFAAPWSLFNAGEREAGWRFGGVQPLALHEATGRLYALVHQGGPDEHKEPGTEVAIYDVARRERVHTVSIGNLVGAFLAARMGLEAGGVGAWLLETLVPNPGADRIEVTQDAEPRLILVSQEAGTLGVHDAISGKFLRNVDDVGFFPGMISAPWR, encoded by the coding sequence GTGACCACAAGGGCGATCGCTGCGGCACTGGCCGCGCTTCTCTCTGCCGCCGGCATGGCACGCGCGGACTTCGTGCCGGAGGTGGTCGGTCAGGTCGCGACCCTGCCGGAGCCGCGACCGCACTGGGTCTTCGTGTCGGACCTGCTGCTGCGGCGCGCGGCGCTCTTCGACGCCGACAGCGGCGAGTTTCTCGGCATGCTCTCGTCCAACGTCGGCCCGATCGCGCCGTTGGTCGATCCCGCGGGCGGCGCGATCTACCTGCCCGAGACCTACTACAGCCGCGGCAGCCGCGGCACGCGGACGGACCTGCTCACGGTCTACGATCCGAAGACGCTGGCGCCGACCGGAGAGGTGGTGATTCCGCCCAAGCGCGCGGACGTGGTCCACGGCGCGGGAATGGCCGCGCTGCTCGGCGACGGCCGCTTCGCGGCCGTCTTCAATCTGACGCCCGCTACGTCGGTGTCGGTGATCGACACCCGTGAGCGCCGCTTCGCGGGCGAGATCGAGGCGGCGGGATGCGGTCTGGTCTACGCGGCCGGGGATCGGCGTGTGGCGATGCTCTGCGCGGACGGGACGCTGCTGCTGATCACGCTCGACGAGCGCGGTGCCGAGGCCGGCCGAGTGCGCAGCGAGGTCTTCTTCGACCCGGAGAAGGATCCGCTGATCGAGAAGCCGGCGCGCCGGGGATCGAGCCTTTTCTTCGTCTCGTTCGAGGGCTTCGTGCACGAGGTCGATCTCGCGGGCGAATCGCCGCGCTTCGCCGCGCCCTGGTCGCTCTTCAACGCCGGAGAGCGCGAGGCCGGCTGGCGCTTCGGCGGCGTGCAGCCGCTCGCTCTGCACGAGGCGACCGGGCGGCTCTACGCGCTGGTCCACCAGGGCGGACCGGACGAGCACAAGGAGCCTGGCACGGAGGTCGCGATCTACGACGTCGCGCGGCGCGAGCGCGTGCACACGGTCTCGATCGGAAATCTCGTCGGCGCCTTCCTGGCCGCGCGGATGGGGCTGGAGGCGGGGGGAGTCGGCGCGTGGCTGCTCGAGACCCTGGTGCCCAACCCCGGAGCCGATCGGATCGAGGTGACCCAGGATGCCGAGCCCCGACTCATTCTGGTGTCGCAGGAGGCCGGTACGCTGGGCGTGCACGACGCGATCTCGGGCAAGTTCCTGCGCAACGTCGACGACGTCGGGTTCTTTCCCGGCATGATCTCGGCGCCGTGGCGCTAG
- a CDS encoding methylamine utilization protein MauE, with the protein MALAVDPALALAARLGLALLFATAAAHKLRDPSAFRAALAGYRLAPEWSHGPAVVALIVAELGVAILVVASERGAVPAALLLALYSAAIASGLARGLREIDCGCFGPAARQPLSAGLLARNLALVAIALAAALPAGARGLTWLDAVAICAAVAAGSLLYASTNTLLANAPRLRALRGA; encoded by the coding sequence GTGGCGCTAGCCGTCGACCCCGCGCTCGCGCTCGCCGCGCGCCTCGGGCTCGCGCTGCTGTTCGCGACCGCCGCGGCGCACAAGCTCCGCGATCCGAGCGCGTTTCGTGCGGCGCTCGCCGGCTACCGGCTCGCGCCCGAGTGGTCACACGGCCCCGCCGTCGTCGCGCTGATCGTCGCCGAGCTCGGCGTCGCGATCCTCGTCGTCGCCTCCGAGCGCGGCGCGGTCCCGGCTGCGCTCCTGCTCGCGCTCTACAGCGCCGCGATCGCCTCGGGTCTCGCCCGCGGCCTGCGCGAGATCGACTGCGGCTGCTTCGGGCCGGCCGCGCGCCAGCCGCTCTCGGCGGGTCTTCTCGCGCGCAACCTCGCTCTCGTCGCGATCGCGCTGGCCGCCGCGCTTCCCGCGGGGGCTCGCGGCCTGACCTGGCTCGACGCCGTCGCGATCTGCGCTGCGGTCGCGGCTGGCTCGCTTCTGTACGCGAGCACGAACACGCTGCTGGCGAACGCGCCGCGCCTGCGCGCGCTCCGGGGCGCGTGA
- a CDS encoding methylamine dehydrogenase (amicyanin) light chain: MSWVEQALERSARRAARRISRRSFLARLGTALVGGAALPLLPVSRARADAGSGVRVPAPSDAGIGGALADPASCEYWRHCAIDGFLCSCCGGSQTACPPGTQMSPVTWIGTCRNPADGKDYVISYNDCCGKDFCGRCICNRNEGDKPAYITPRSNDINWCLAAESTVYNCSTAIVIGQATKS, from the coding sequence ATGAGCTGGGTCGAACAGGCGCTCGAGCGCTCCGCGCGGCGCGCCGCGCGCCGGATCTCGCGGCGCAGCTTTCTGGCTCGGCTGGGCACGGCGCTGGTCGGCGGGGCGGCGCTTCCGCTGCTTCCCGTCTCGCGGGCGCGCGCGGACGCGGGATCGGGCGTGCGCGTTCCCGCGCCGAGCGATGCCGGAATCGGCGGAGCGCTCGCGGACCCCGCGAGCTGCGAGTACTGGCGCCACTGCGCGATCGACGGCTTTCTGTGCAGCTGCTGCGGCGGCAGCCAGACCGCCTGTCCGCCCGGCACGCAGATGTCGCCGGTCACCTGGATCGGCACCTGCCGGAACCCGGCCGACGGAAAGGACTACGTGATCAGCTACAACGACTGCTGCGGAAAGGACTTCTGCGGCCGCTGCATCTGCAACCGAAACGAGGGCGACAAGCCGGCGTACATCACGCCGCGCTCGAACGACATCAACTGGTGTCTCGCCGCCGAGAGCACCGTCTACAACTGCTCGACCGCGATCGTGATCGGCCAGGCGACGAAGTCCTGA
- the mauD gene encoding methylamine dehydrogenase accessory protein MauD: protein MMEQALLISNLLLWVAVLALAAVVFALVRQIGVLYERVAPAGALLLAGGPKVGEAAPRFDLADVFGRAIELGGDDPERRSTLLLFVSPSCPVCKTLLPAAKSLALRESAIARLVFASDGLAEDHAGFARAHGLEPWPYVVSTELGLAHQVGKLPHAVLWDARGIVRAKGLVNSREHLESLFEAMDRGVASIQEYLSRSGGSR, encoded by the coding sequence GTGATGGAGCAGGCGCTGCTGATCTCGAACCTGCTGCTCTGGGTCGCGGTGCTGGCGCTGGCGGCGGTCGTCTTCGCGCTCGTGCGGCAGATCGGCGTGCTCTACGAGCGCGTCGCGCCGGCGGGAGCGCTGCTGCTCGCGGGCGGACCGAAGGTGGGCGAGGCCGCGCCGCGCTTCGATCTCGCGGACGTCTTCGGCCGCGCGATCGAGCTCGGCGGCGACGATCCCGAGCGCCGCTCGACGCTGCTGCTGTTCGTCTCGCCGAGCTGTCCGGTCTGCAAGACGCTGCTGCCGGCGGCGAAGTCGCTCGCGCTCCGCGAGTCGGCAATCGCGCGGCTCGTCTTCGCCAGCGACGGCCTGGCCGAGGACCACGCCGGGTTTGCGCGCGCGCACGGGCTCGAGCCCTGGCCTTACGTCGTCTCGACCGAGCTCGGACTCGCGCACCAGGTCGGCAAGCTCCCGCACGCGGTGCTCTGGGACGCGCGCGGGATCGTGCGCGCGAAGGGGCTGGTGAACTCGCGCGAGCACCTGGAGAGCTTGTTCGAGGCGATGGATCGCGGGGTGGCCTCGATCCAGGAATATCTTTCGAGATCGGGAGGGTCGCGATGA
- a CDS encoding CoA transferase, with amino-acid sequence MTRPLQDRPLSGLCVLELGQMVAAPYCGKLLADLGADVIKIERPRVGDGARRRGPFPGGVPHPEKSGLFLYLNTSKRGITLDLETEAGRGIFLRLVADAAALIDDWPPGELARIGLDPDALARANPRLVHTSITPFGASGPHRDFRTHHLNVYHSSPHTTFSTPAEGAPRRAPPRAGRYLAEYDAGLSAAVGTMAAVLGALATGTGERVEVSKQEALLCLERVDIGRQINPPKPPPWTGSIGGLLRAKDGWVMVTPVQNHQWEGLVRAMGSPEWTRSEACKDEAARQAHRDEIQPRIQEWADGLTRAEIYHRLQAEGTPAGPIQTVAEVRVWPQERERDFFVEIDHPEAGAQTYPSVPYRFDDVGWTGSRAPLLGEHNREILGERLGHASGELARLAASGVI; translated from the coding sequence ATGACGCGACCGCTGCAGGATCGACCTCTTTCGGGCCTGTGCGTCCTCGAGCTCGGCCAGATGGTCGCGGCTCCGTACTGCGGGAAGCTGCTCGCGGATCTCGGTGCGGACGTGATCAAGATCGAGCGGCCTCGCGTCGGCGACGGCGCCCGGCGGCGCGGCCCGTTTCCCGGGGGCGTGCCGCACCCCGAGAAGAGCGGCCTCTTCCTGTACCTGAACACGAGCAAGCGCGGGATCACGCTCGATCTCGAGACCGAGGCCGGGCGCGGGATCTTCCTGCGCCTCGTGGCCGATGCGGCGGCGCTGATCGACGACTGGCCGCCCGGAGAGCTCGCGCGGATCGGCCTGGATCCCGATGCGCTCGCGCGGGCGAACCCGCGCCTGGTGCACACCTCCATCACGCCGTTCGGCGCGAGCGGTCCGCACCGCGACTTCCGCACCCACCACCTGAACGTGTACCACTCGAGCCCGCACACGACGTTCTCGACGCCGGCCGAGGGCGCTCCGAGGCGCGCTCCGCCGCGCGCCGGCCGCTACCTCGCGGAGTACGACGCGGGGCTCTCCGCGGCGGTCGGCACGATGGCCGCGGTGCTCGGCGCGCTCGCGACCGGGACCGGCGAGCGCGTCGAGGTCTCCAAGCAGGAGGCGCTGCTCTGCCTGGAGCGCGTGGACATCGGCCGGCAGATCAACCCGCCGAAGCCCCCGCCCTGGACCGGCTCGATCGGCGGCCTGCTTCGCGCGAAGGATGGCTGGGTGATGGTGACGCCGGTTCAGAACCACCAGTGGGAAGGCCTGGTGCGCGCGATGGGCAGCCCGGAGTGGACCCGAAGCGAGGCGTGCAAGGACGAGGCGGCGCGGCAGGCGCACCGCGACGAGATCCAGCCGCGCATCCAGGAATGGGCGGACGGGCTCACGCGCGCGGAGATCTACCACCGCCTGCAGGCCGAGGGCACGCCCGCGGGACCGATCCAGACCGTCGCCGAAGTCCGCGTCTGGCCGCAGGAGCGCGAGCGCGACTTCTTCGTCGAGATCGATCATCCGGAGGCCGGCGCGCAGACCTACCCGTCGGTTCCGTACCGCTTCGACGACGTCGGCTGGACCGGCTCGCGCGCGCCGCTGCTCGGCGAGCACAACCGGGAGATCCTCGGCGAGCGCCTGGGCCATGCGAGCGGCGAGCTGGCTCGGCTCGCCGCTTCGGGGGTGATCTGA